A stretch of the Planctomycetota bacterium genome encodes the following:
- a CDS encoding Na+/H+ antiporter subunit E, producing MALIWAMAIGPFTPENFLIGFVLAFVTLRLCTLRDGRSPYFGKVFRTISFCFYVLVELVIANLKMAYYTVQPLRNLRPGILAIPLEEMSETEVTILANLITLTPGTLSLDVSADNRTLFVHFMHVEDPDEMRRDIKQGFERRLLEVTR from the coding sequence CTGGCGCTCATCTGGGCGATGGCCATCGGGCCCTTCACCCCCGAGAACTTCCTCATCGGGTTCGTGCTGGCCTTCGTGACGCTGCGGCTGTGCACCCTCCGCGACGGCCGCAGCCCCTACTTCGGAAAGGTCTTCCGCACCATCTCGTTCTGCTTCTACGTGCTCGTCGAGCTGGTGATCGCCAACCTCAAGATGGCGTACTACACCGTGCAACCGCTGCGGAACCTCCGCCCCGGCATCCTGGCCATCCCGCTCGAGGAGATGAGCGAGACCGAGGTGACCATCCTGGCCAACCTCATCACGCTCACCCCCGGCACGCTGAGCCTGGACGTCTCGGCCGACAATCGCACGCTCTTCGTACACTTCATGCACGTCGAGGATCCCGACGAGATGCGGCGCGACATCAAGCAGGGCTTCGAGCGCCGCCTGCTGGAGGTCACCCGATGA
- a CDS encoding monovalent cation/H+ antiporter complex subunit F, whose translation MTPPAITTAVQDGPDIIETVLVAVLVMLAIAMIGCLARLLRGPTLPDRVVALDLMGMFAVGVIAIFSMLIGQPMLLGVCLIMGLILFLGTAAFALYLERRARP comes from the coding sequence ATGACGCCCCCCGCGATCACCACCGCCGTCCAGGACGGCCCGGACATCATCGAGACCGTGCTCGTCGCGGTGCTGGTGATGCTCGCGATCGCGATGATCGGCTGCCTCGCGCGGCTGCTGCGCGGGCCGACGCTACCTGATCGCGTCGTCGCCCTGGACCTCATGGGCATGTTCGCCGTCGGCGTCATCGCCATCTTCTCGATGCTCATCGGCCAGCCCATGCTGCTGGGGGTGTGCCTCATCATGGGGCTGATCCTCTTCCTGGGCACCGCCGCCTTCGCGCTGTACCTCGAGCGGAGGGCCAGGCCATGA
- the mnhG gene encoding monovalent cation/H(+) antiporter subunit G has translation MTAWETLTAVATWLNHALTAGLVIVGGLFSLLAAVGLLRMPDVYTRMQAATKAGTLGVGCIILAVATHFLTLGVVLESILVIGMLFITAPVASHLIARAAYFVDDEMWDGTAYDEMRGCYDATTHVLHSTNREERDAGQDAADTPGDPTVRMPEAAREPGRDTPPPSQAAG, from the coding sequence ATGACGGCATGGGAGACCCTCACCGCCGTCGCCACCTGGCTCAACCATGCGCTCACCGCGGGCCTGGTGATCGTCGGCGGCCTGTTCAGCCTGCTCGCCGCCGTCGGCCTGCTCCGCATGCCCGACGTCTACACCCGCATGCAGGCGGCCACCAAGGCCGGCACGCTGGGCGTGGGCTGCATCATCCTGGCCGTCGCGACCCACTTCCTGACGCTGGGCGTGGTGCTCGAGTCCATCCTCGTCATCGGCATGCTCTTCATCACCGCGCCCGTCGCCAGCCACCTCATCGCACGGGCCGCCTACTTCGTCGACGACGAGATGTGGGACGGCACCGCCTACGACGAGATGCGCGGCTGCTACGACGCCACCACCCACGTGCTGCACTCGACCAACCGAGAAGAACGGGACGCCGGCCAGGACGCAGCCGACACGCCCGGTGACCCCACGGTCCGCATGCCCGAGGCGGCCCGCGAGCCCGGGCGCGACACCCCTCCACCGTCGCAGGCCGCCGGATAG
- the purE gene encoding 5-(carboxyamino)imidazole ribonucleotide mutase codes for MARPARQPDARTPLVGVIMGSTSDWETMRHAVDVLRSLGVPHEARVVSAHRTPDLLFEYASTARERGIRVIVAGAGGAAHLPGMCASKTALPVLGVPVQSRALNGIDSLLSIAQMPAGVPVGTLAIGVAGAKNAGLLAAQILAIGDEAIARAINDHRAAQAEAVLDAELPEPDAGA; via the coding sequence ATGGCCCGCCCCGCGCGCCAGCCCGATGCACGCACGCCGCTCGTCGGCGTCATCATGGGCTCCACCAGCGACTGGGAGACCATGCGGCACGCCGTCGACGTGCTGCGGTCCCTCGGCGTGCCCCACGAGGCCCGCGTCGTGTCGGCCCACCGCACGCCCGACCTGCTCTTCGAGTACGCGAGCACCGCCCGCGAGCGCGGCATCCGCGTCATCGTCGCCGGCGCGGGCGGGGCGGCCCACCTGCCGGGCATGTGCGCCAGCAAGACGGCGCTGCCCGTGCTCGGCGTGCCCGTGCAGAGCCGCGCACTCAACGGCATCGATTCGCTGCTGTCCATCGCCCAGATGCCCGCGGGCGTGCCCGTGGGCACGCTGGCGATCGGCGTCGCGGGCGCCAAGAACGCCGGCCTGCTCGCCGCCCAGATCCTGGCGATCGGCGACGAGGCAATCGCCCGCGCCATCAACGACCATCGTGCCGCGCAGGCCGAGGCCGTCCTCGACGCCGAGCTGCCCGAGCCGGACGCCGGCGCATGA
- a CDS encoding 5-(carboxyamino)imidazole ribonucleotide synthase yields MTRVHRLGVLGGGQLARMLALAAAPLGIRVRALDPDPDACAGDACELACGGFDDEDALLRFASGLDAATYEFENVPASAVEFLADRLSIRPGAASLHASQDRAREKAVLADAGFDVAPWACVDDQASLHDAVRDIGAPAILKTRTGGYDGKGQARIAHAGDASDAWASIGRRPAIAEARINFERELSLVAVRSESQFAAYPLVENAHRGGILRVTRAPACDADHLQRGAKAQARALMDALGHVGVLAIEFFEVGGRLVANEFAPRVHNSGHWTIDAAATSQFENHVRAVAGLPLGPTTPLGPAVMLNCIGRMPDAAAVLTHPDAALHDYRKRPRPGRKVGHVTVRGEHDPAELVRAFGIDLTGNDERVGG; encoded by the coding sequence ATGACCCGAGTGCATCGCCTGGGCGTGCTGGGCGGCGGCCAGCTGGCCCGCATGCTCGCCCTCGCCGCCGCTCCGCTGGGCATCCGCGTCCGCGCCCTGGACCCCGACCCCGACGCCTGCGCGGGCGACGCCTGCGAGCTGGCATGCGGCGGCTTCGACGACGAGGATGCCCTCCTCCGCTTCGCGAGCGGCCTGGATGCCGCGACCTACGAATTCGAGAACGTGCCCGCCAGCGCCGTCGAGTTCCTCGCCGATCGCCTGTCAATCCGCCCCGGCGCCGCCAGCCTCCACGCCTCGCAGGATCGCGCCCGCGAGAAGGCGGTGCTCGCCGACGCCGGGTTCGACGTCGCGCCGTGGGCCTGCGTCGACGACCAGGCCTCGCTGCACGACGCCGTGCGGGACATCGGCGCGCCGGCCATCCTCAAGACCCGCACCGGCGGCTACGACGGCAAGGGCCAGGCCCGCATCGCCCACGCTGGTGACGCTTCCGACGCCTGGGCGTCCATCGGCCGCCGCCCGGCGATCGCCGAGGCCCGCATCAACTTCGAGCGCGAGCTATCGCTCGTGGCCGTCCGCAGCGAATCCCAGTTCGCAGCCTACCCGCTCGTGGAGAACGCACACCGCGGCGGCATCCTCCGCGTCACCCGCGCACCCGCGTGCGACGCCGACCATCTGCAGCGCGGCGCCAAGGCCCAGGCCCGCGCGCTCATGGATGCGCTGGGCCACGTCGGCGTGCTGGCGATCGAGTTCTTCGAGGTCGGCGGCCGGTTGGTTGCCAACGAGTTTGCGCCCCGCGTGCACAACAGCGGCCACTGGACCATCGACGCCGCCGCCACCAGCCAGTTCGAGAACCACGTGCGCGCCGTCGCGGGCCTCCCGCTCGGGCCGACCACGCCGCTCGGGCCCGCCGTCATGCTCAATTGTATCGGCCGCATGCCCGACGCCGCCGCCGTGCTCACCCATCCGGATGCGGCGCTGCACGACTACCGCAAGCGGCCCCGGCCCGGCCGCAAGGTCGGGCACGTCACGGTGCGGGGCGAGCACGACCCAGCCGAACTCGTGCGAGCATTCGGCATCGATCTCACCGGCAATGACGAGCGCGTTGGCGGGTAG
- the nrdR gene encoding transcriptional regulator NrdR, protein MICPYCGGNDDRVIDSRPAEGGRVIRRRRVCDRCDKRFTTYERVEQQRLVVVKRDGTRAPFDPENVLRGIQAACGKRPVPEQVKLRIAGEVEEELQTEFEREVESEAIGQRVMAKLREVDEVAYIRFASEYHRFANVDELQRELDQLRTRPRAVKDQQPLFDGAAEQRSGS, encoded by the coding sequence GTGATCTGCCCCTACTGCGGCGGCAACGACGACCGAGTCATCGATTCGAGGCCCGCCGAGGGCGGCCGGGTGATCCGTCGCCGCCGGGTGTGCGATCGCTGCGACAAGCGGTTCACGACCTACGAGCGGGTCGAGCAGCAGCGGCTGGTGGTCGTCAAGCGGGACGGCACGCGGGCGCCGTTCGACCCCGAGAACGTGCTGCGGGGCATCCAGGCGGCCTGCGGCAAGCGGCCCGTACCCGAGCAGGTCAAGCTGCGGATCGCCGGCGAGGTCGAGGAAGAGCTGCAGACCGAGTTCGAGCGGGAGGTCGAATCCGAGGCGATCGGCCAGCGGGTGATGGCCAAGCTCCGCGAGGTCGACGAGGTGGCGTACATACGCTTCGCGAGCGAGTATCACCGATTCGCCAACGTCGACGAGCTGCAGCGCGAGCTGGATCAGCTCCGAACGCGGCCGCGAGCGGTGAAGGACCAGCAGCCGCTCTTCGACGGAGCGGCGGAGCAACGGAGCGGATCCTGA
- the thrS gene encoding threonine--tRNA ligase gives MADPIKITLPDGSVREFEAPTTPLAVAESIGSRLAKAAVGARIDGELADVTATINSDCELAILTEKTREGEPDADALYLLRHSTAHVMAEAIQRIVPEAQLVYGPPLDNGFYYDIAFPEDRPLREGDFEAIEAEMAKIVKEDRPFTRYELEYSEGLTKLQSEGSKYKIDNAHRAHEAGSLQLSFYATGEPGKNWEDLCRGPHVPSTGRIGAFKVMSLASSYWHGDENSDRLTRVYGTSFFSKKDLADYLNRLEEAKKRDHRVLGKQLDLFHIDDAVGQGLVLWTPRGSILRKELQDFISGELTKQGYAEVFTPHIGKLDLYKTSGHFPYYQDSQFPPIISRDHMASLVGDNKSCEDLSSLLKVGNVDGFMLSPMNCPHHVKIYAAKPRSYRELPYRIAEFGTVYRWEQSGELNGMTRVRGFTQDDAHLFCTPEQVDEEVRGCLELVKIIFGALDMHDYRVRVGLRDPDSGKYTGDPENWDKAEEACRQAAQSLGVPFTEEPGEAAFYGPKIDFVVRDVIGREWQLGTVQVDYSLPERFDLTYIGADNQPHRPIMIHRAPFGSLERFVGVLIEHFGGAFPLWLSPEQVRVLPISEKSNDYATRMLDALRAAKIRATMDDSGDRVQAKIKHAADERIPYMAVVGPRDAENGVVSIRARGVQKDLGALPLAEFVEALVAERESKGESSVRDRFEVAEPAGV, from the coding sequence ATGGCCGACCCCATCAAGATCACCCTGCCCGACGGCTCCGTGCGCGAGTTCGAGGCCCCCACCACCCCGCTCGCGGTGGCCGAGTCCATCGGCTCGCGCCTCGCCAAGGCCGCCGTGGGCGCCCGGATCGACGGCGAACTCGCGGACGTGACCGCGACCATCAACTCCGACTGCGAGCTGGCCATCCTCACCGAGAAGACCCGCGAGGGCGAGCCCGACGCCGACGCGCTCTACCTGCTGCGGCACAGCACCGCGCACGTGATGGCCGAGGCGATCCAGCGCATCGTGCCCGAGGCCCAGCTCGTCTACGGCCCACCGCTCGACAACGGCTTCTACTACGACATCGCCTTCCCCGAGGACCGCCCGCTCCGCGAGGGCGACTTCGAGGCCATCGAGGCGGAGATGGCCAAGATCGTCAAGGAGGACCGGCCGTTCACCCGCTACGAGCTGGAGTACAGCGAGGGGCTCACAAAGCTCCAAAGCGAGGGCAGCAAGTACAAGATCGACAACGCCCACCGCGCACACGAAGCCGGGTCGCTGCAGCTCTCGTTCTACGCCACCGGCGAGCCGGGGAAGAACTGGGAAGACCTCTGCCGCGGCCCGCACGTGCCCAGCACCGGGCGCATCGGCGCGTTCAAGGTCATGTCTCTCGCCAGCAGCTACTGGCACGGCGACGAGAACAGCGACCGCCTGACCCGCGTCTACGGCACCAGCTTCTTCAGCAAGAAGGACCTCGCCGACTACCTCAACCGCCTCGAGGAAGCCAAGAAGCGCGACCACCGCGTGCTGGGCAAGCAGCTCGATCTGTTCCACATCGACGACGCGGTCGGCCAGGGCCTCGTGCTCTGGACCCCACGGGGTTCGATCTTGCGGAAGGAGCTCCAGGACTTCATCTCGGGCGAACTCACCAAGCAGGGTTACGCCGAGGTCTTCACGCCGCACATCGGTAAGCTGGACCTGTACAAGACCAGCGGCCACTTCCCGTACTACCAGGACAGCCAGTTCCCTCCCATCATCAGCCGTGATCACATGGCCTCGCTGGTCGGCGACAACAAGTCGTGTGAGGACCTGTCGAGCCTGTTGAAGGTTGGCAACGTCGACGGATTCATGCTTAGCCCCATGAACTGCCCGCATCACGTCAAGATCTACGCAGCCAAGCCTCGGAGCTATCGGGAACTGCCGTACCGCATCGCCGAGTTTGGCACGGTCTACCGCTGGGAACAGTCGGGCGAACTCAATGGCATGACCCGCGTGCGCGGCTTCACCCAGGACGACGCGCACCTGTTCTGCACCCCCGAGCAGGTCGACGAGGAGGTCAGAGGCTGCCTCGAGTTGGTCAAGATCATCTTCGGGGCGCTCGACATGCACGACTACCGCGTGCGCGTCGGCCTTCGAGATCCCGACAGCGGCAAGTACACCGGCGACCCCGAAAACTGGGACAAGGCCGAGGAGGCCTGCCGCCAGGCCGCGCAATCACTCGGCGTGCCCTTCACCGAGGAGCCGGGCGAGGCCGCGTTCTACGGGCCCAAGATCGACTTCGTCGTGCGCGACGTCATCGGCCGCGAGTGGCAGCTGGGCACCGTGCAGGTCGACTACAGCCTGCCCGAGCGATTCGACCTGACCTATATCGGGGCGGACAACCAGCCCCATCGGCCCATCATGATCCACCGAGCGCCCTTTGGCAGCCTCGAGCGATTCGTCGGCGTGCTCATCGAGCACTTCGGCGGCGCCTTCCCGCTCTGGCTCAGCCCCGAGCAGGTCCGCGTGCTGCCCATCAGCGAGAAGAGCAACGACTACGCGACCCGGATGCTCGATGCGCTGCGCGCAGCCAAGATCCGCGCCACCATGGACGACTCGGGCGACCGCGTGCAGGCCAAGATCAAGCACGCCGCCGACGAGCGCATCCCCTACATGGCCGTCGTCGGACCGCGGGATGCGGAGAACGGCGTCGTGTCCATCCGGGCCCGCGGCGTGCAGAAGGACCTGGGCGCGCTGCCGCTGGCGGAGTTCGTCGAGGCGCTCGTCGCCGAGCGCGAGAGCAAGGGCGAGAGCTCGGTGAGGGATCGCTTCGAGGTCGCGGAGCCAGCGGGTGTCTAG
- the ispF gene encoding 2-C-methyl-D-erythritol 2,4-cyclodiphosphate synthase — translation MTQTTPGFMADDPPFRVGHGYDLHRLEPRPPEGRGKPLVVAGVPIPLDAGREIGPVAHSDGDALLHAATDALLSAAGLPDIGQLFPNDDPANRDRASADFLDEAVRLVGSAGWRIANLDATVLLQSPKLGVHKPALRAALADRLGLPHARVNIKGKSGEHIGPVGEGRAIEVHCVVLLYRET, via the coding sequence ATGACCCAAACAACACCCGGATTTATGGCCGACGACCCGCCCTTCCGCGTGGGCCACGGCTACGACCTGCACCGCCTGGAGCCGCGACCGCCCGAGGGCCGGGGCAAGCCGCTCGTCGTCGCGGGCGTGCCCATCCCCCTGGATGCCGGCCGGGAGATCGGCCCAGTCGCCCACTCCGACGGCGACGCCCTGCTCCACGCCGCCACCGACGCCCTGCTGTCCGCCGCCGGCCTGCCCGACATCGGCCAGCTCTTCCCCAACGACGACCCGGCCAATCGGGACCGCGCGTCGGCCGACTTCCTCGACGAGGCGGTCCGGCTCGTCGGGTCGGCGGGCTGGCGGATCGCCAACCTAGACGCGACGGTGCTGCTCCAATCCCCCAAATTGGGTGTGCACAAGCCGGCGCTGCGGGCCGCCCTTGCCGATCGGCTGGGCCTGCCGCACGCCCGCGTCAACATCAAGGGCAAGAGCGGCGAGCACATCGGGCCGGTGGGCGAGGGCCGCGCCATCGAGGTGCACTGCGTCGTGCTGCTCTACCGCGAGACCTAG
- a CDS encoding HU family DNA-binding protein gives MNKSILVDRVASKLGVSKIESARMIDAVLASLVEGVRSEGRVTLSGFGTFLRRERQARHGINPSTREPMVIPPSATCVFRPAPALRDHLLEAMKESGRLEGIVEPKSAAAPEHAENSAAG, from the coding sequence ATGAACAAGAGCATCCTGGTGGACCGGGTGGCTTCCAAGCTCGGCGTCAGCAAGATCGAATCCGCGCGCATGATTGATGCGGTGCTCGCCTCGCTGGTCGAGGGCGTCCGCAGCGAGGGCCGCGTCACCCTCTCGGGGTTCGGCACCTTCCTGCGGCGCGAGCGGCAGGCCCGCCACGGCATTAACCCCTCGACCCGCGAGCCGATGGTCATCCCGCCGTCGGCCACCTGCGTGTTCCGTCCCGCTCCTGCGCTGCGGGACCACCTGCTCGAGGCGATGAAGGAGAGCGGCCGGCTGGAGGGCATCGTCGAGCCCAAGTCGGCCGCCGCCCCCGAGCACGCCGAGAATTCGGCGGCGGGCTGA
- a CDS encoding ATP-dependent Clp protease adaptor ClpS yields MTETPTITREPVRNPARPGTRNSETDRQPLTPWNVVLLDDQDHTYDYVIDMLGRIFGYDIPTGFRLATQVDTRGRAVVATLHRELAELRVQQIRGFGADPHLARSNGPMYAVIEPGEGGSADDGPDDHDY; encoded by the coding sequence ATGACCGAGACCCCCACGATCACCCGCGAACCAGTCCGCAACCCGGCCCGGCCCGGCACCCGCAACAGCGAGACCGACCGCCAGCCGCTGACGCCCTGGAACGTGGTCCTGCTCGACGACCAGGACCACACCTACGACTACGTCATCGACATGCTCGGGCGTATCTTCGGATACGACATACCCACCGGCTTTCGCCTCGCGACGCAGGTCGATACCCGCGGCCGCGCCGTCGTCGCCACGCTCCACCGCGAGCTGGCCGAGCTCCGCGTGCAGCAGATCCGCGGCTTCGGCGCCGACCCGCACCTCGCGCGGAGCAACGGCCCGATGTACGCGGTGATCGAGCCCGGCGAGGGCGGCTCGGCCGACGATGGGCCCGACGACCACGATTACTAG
- a CDS encoding NAD(P)-dependent oxidoreductase: protein MGPTTTITSRSEARTMPGPLVIQTEELEPEAQAWLRRHATLEICPHDDPRLPTLLADAQGLVVRTYTQVGPRLLDSAPALRVVGRAGVALENIDVPACRARGVEVVHTPEANTQAVVEFTLAMLLDARRPRVFLDEPLVGDAWHRARRDLQADDHVADLPVGILGFGRIGRRVGRALAALGCSVLYHDLADVPESDRYGCAPATLDDLVDHARVLSIHVDFRESNRHMIDAGFLARLREDAILINTARGLVVEPFALAAWLRAHPGAQALLDVHDPHEPIGPDYPLLGVPNAHLAPHIAAATKPARLNMSWVVRDVVAVLEGREPAHRAPEY from the coding sequence ATGGGCCCGACGACCACGATTACTAGCCGATCCGAGGCCCGCACCATGCCCGGCCCGCTGGTCATCCAGACCGAGGAACTCGAGCCCGAGGCCCAGGCCTGGCTCCGCCGCCACGCCACCCTTGAGATCTGCCCGCACGACGACCCCCGCCTGCCCACCCTGCTGGCCGACGCGCAGGGCCTCGTCGTGCGGACCTACACCCAGGTCGGCCCCCGCTTGCTCGACTCGGCACCCGCCTTGCGAGTCGTGGGCCGCGCGGGGGTCGCGCTCGAGAACATCGACGTCCCCGCCTGCCGCGCGCGGGGCGTCGAGGTCGTGCACACGCCCGAGGCCAACACGCAGGCCGTCGTCGAGTTCACGCTCGCGATGCTCCTCGACGCCCGACGCCCACGCGTCTTCCTCGACGAGCCGCTGGTCGGCGACGCCTGGCACAGGGCCCGCCGCGACCTGCAGGCCGACGACCACGTCGCCGACCTGCCCGTGGGCATCCTGGGCTTCGGCCGCATCGGCCGCCGCGTCGGCCGAGCACTGGCCGCGCTCGGCTGCAGCGTGCTGTACCACGACCTCGCCGACGTCCCCGAGTCCGACCGCTACGGCTGCGCGCCCGCCACGCTCGACGACCTCGTCGACCACGCCCGCGTGCTGAGCATCCACGTGGACTTCCGCGAGAGCAACCGGCACATGATCGACGCCGGCTTCCTCGCGCGGCTCCGCGAAGACGCGATCCTGATCAACACCGCGCGGGGGCTCGTCGTCGAGCCCTTCGCGCTCGCCGCCTGGCTCCGCGCCCACCCCGGGGCCCAGGCCCTGCTCGACGTGCACGACCCCCACGAGCCCATCGGGCCCGACTACCCGCTGCTGGGCGTGCCCAACGCCCACCTCGCCCCGCATATCGCCGCGGCCACCAAGCCCGCGCGGCTCAACATGAGCTGGGTGGTCCGCGACGTGGTGGCGGTGCTGGAGGGACGCGAGCCGGCGCACCGGGCGCCGGAGTACTAG
- a CDS encoding AAA family ATPase, whose amino-acid sequence MTPDKLTTTAQQTLAAAQGAAMAAGHPEVGGLHVLAALLEDQNGPAASVLARAGVRADRVLQVAQAELKSLPSTSSAAGQSGREIMALLQKADAAAKAMGDSYIASEHLLLACAQEGKSKDVLSTLGVTEKAVTEAIGEIRTASGVTNVTDQNAETTYEALKKYAIDLTEKAQQGKLDPVIGRDEEIRRTMQVLSRRTKNNPVLIGEPGVGKTAIAEGLALRIINGDCPEGMRDKRIMALDVGQLLAGAKYRGEFEERLKAVLREVTASEGAVILFIDELHTIIGAGAAEGAVSAGNLLKPALARGELRCIGATTLDEYRKHVEKDPAFERRFQPIYVGEPSVEETVAILRGLKERYEAHHGVRIQDGAILAAAQLGHRYIADRFLPDKAIDLIDEAASRLRIENDSMPLELDELRRRLMQLEIEREALKLEESTDASNKELGRIEQELAELQEKNRHLTSEWEAEKAELDQVKSIKEQIDAKRVELEQAQRRGDFETAARLQHADIRELESELERADAALRAKAKQGELLVKEEVDAEQVAEIVGRWTGIPVARLVESERDKLTRMEEHLRERVIGQDDALRLVADAVRRSRAGLGDPDRPIGSFLFLGPTGVGKTETCKALARFLFDTEEALVRVDMSEYMEKHAVSRLIGAPPGYVGYDEGGALTEAVRRRPYCVILMDEVEKAHPDVFNVLLQLLDDGRLTDGQGRTVDFRNTLVVMTSNLGSQKIQQMTEDGAEDWEIEAAVRDLIRHGPGVDVAGKGLKPDGESGELKARFDLDMRGPFFRPELLNRIDEVAVFHQLKKDQLGAIAEIQLQRLRGRLADRGMTLELTPAAAAQLAAEGWDPAYGARPLKRTIQQRIENPLASRILAGEFGAGDAIHVDVQGTTFVFERVGQVAHAT is encoded by the coding sequence ATGACTCCCGACAAGCTCACCACCACCGCCCAGCAGACCCTCGCCGCCGCCCAGGGTGCCGCCATGGCCGCGGGCCATCCGGAGGTCGGCGGCCTGCACGTGCTCGCCGCCCTGCTGGAGGACCAGAACGGCCCGGCCGCCTCCGTGCTGGCCCGGGCCGGCGTCCGGGCCGACCGCGTGCTCCAGGTCGCCCAGGCCGAACTCAAGAGCCTGCCGTCGACCTCGTCGGCTGCGGGGCAGAGCGGCCGCGAGATCATGGCGCTGCTCCAGAAGGCCGACGCCGCCGCCAAGGCCATGGGCGATAGCTACATCGCCAGCGAGCACCTGCTGCTGGCCTGCGCGCAGGAGGGCAAGTCGAAGGACGTGCTCTCGACGCTCGGCGTCACCGAGAAGGCCGTCACCGAGGCCATCGGCGAGATCCGCACCGCCAGCGGCGTGACCAACGTCACCGACCAGAACGCCGAGACCACCTACGAGGCGCTCAAGAAGTACGCCATCGACCTCACCGAGAAGGCCCAGCAGGGCAAGCTCGATCCGGTCATCGGCCGCGACGAGGAGATCCGCCGCACCATGCAGGTGCTCAGCCGGCGGACCAAGAACAACCCCGTGCTCATCGGCGAGCCGGGCGTGGGCAAGACCGCCATCGCCGAGGGGTTGGCGCTGCGGATCATCAACGGCGATTGCCCCGAGGGCATGCGCGACAAGAGGATCATGGCCCTCGACGTCGGCCAGCTGCTCGCCGGAGCCAAGTACCGCGGCGAATTCGAGGAGCGCCTCAAGGCCGTGCTGCGCGAGGTGACCGCCAGCGAGGGCGCCGTCATCCTCTTCATCGACGAGCTGCACACCATCATCGGCGCCGGCGCCGCCGAGGGCGCCGTGAGCGCCGGCAACCTCCTCAAGCCCGCGCTCGCCCGCGGCGAGCTGCGGTGCATCGGCGCGACGACCCTGGACGAGTACCGCAAGCACGTCGAGAAGGACCCCGCCTTCGAGCGCCGCTTCCAGCCCATCTACGTCGGCGAGCCCAGCGTCGAGGAGACCGTCGCCATCCTCCGCGGCCTGAAGGAGCGCTACGAGGCGCACCACGGCGTCCGCATCCAGGACGGCGCGATCCTCGCGGCGGCCCAGCTCGGCCACCGCTACATCGCCGATCGCTTCCTGCCCGACAAGGCCATCGACCTCATCGACGAGGCCGCCAGCCGCCTGCGGATCGAGAACGACAGCATGCCGCTCGAGCTCGACGAGCTGCGACGCCGCCTCATGCAGCTGGAGATCGAACGCGAGGCCCTCAAGCTCGAGGAGTCGACCGACGCCTCCAACAAGGAACTCGGCCGCATCGAACAGGAGCTGGCGGAGCTCCAGGAGAAGAACCGCCACCTCACCAGCGAGTGGGAGGCCGAGAAGGCCGAGCTCGACCAGGTGAAGTCGATCAAGGAGCAGATCGACGCCAAGCGGGTCGAGCTGGAGCAGGCGCAGCGCCGCGGCGACTTCGAGACCGCCGCCCGGCTGCAGCACGCCGACATCCGCGAGCTGGAGTCCGAACTCGAGCGCGCCGATGCCGCCCTCCGCGCCAAGGCCAAGCAGGGCGAGCTGCTGGTCAAGGAGGAAGTCGACGCCGAGCAGGTCGCCGAGATCGTCGGCCGCTGGACGGGCATCCCCGTCGCCCGCCTGGTCGAGAGCGAGCGGGACAAGCTGACCCGGATGGAGGAGCACCTCCGCGAGCGGGTGATCGGCCAGGACGACGCGCTGCGGCTGGTCGCCGACGCCGTCCGCCGCAGCCGCGCGGGCCTGGGCGACCCCGATCGGCCCATCGGCAGCTTCCTGTTCCTGGGCCCCACGGGCGTGGGCAAGACCGAGACGTGCAAGGCGCTCGCCCGGTTCCTCTTCGACACCGAAGAAGCGCTCGTCCGCGTGGACATGAGCGAGTACATGGAGAAGCACGCCGTCAGCCGGCTGATCGGCGCGCCCCCCGGCTACGTGGGCTACGACGAGGGCGGCGCGCTCACCGAGGCCGTCCGCCGCCGGCCGTACTGCGTCATCCTGATGGACGAGGTCGAGAAGGCCCACCCCGACGTATTCAACGTGCTGCTGCAGCTGCTCGACGACGGCCGCCTGACCGACGGCCAGGGCCGCACCGTCGACTTCCGCAACACGCTGGTCGTGATGACGAGCAACCTGGGCAGCCAGAAGATCCAGCAGATGACCGAGGACGGCGCCGAGGACTGGGAGATCGAGGCCGCCGTCCGCGACCTGATCCGCCACGGCCCGGGCGTCGACGTCGCGGGCAAGGGCCTCAAGCCCGACGGCGAGAGCGGCGAGCTGAAGGCCCGCTTCGACCTCGACATGCGCGGGCCGTTCTTCCGCCCCGAGCTGCTCAACCGCATCGACGAGGTCGCCGTCTTCCACCAGCTCAAGAAGGACCAGCTCGGCGCGATCGCCGAGATCCAGCTCCAGCGGCTCCGCGGGCGGCTGGCCGACCGCGGCATGACCCTGGAGCTGACGCCCGCCGCCGCCGCCCAGCTCGCCGCCGAGGGCTGGGACCCCGCCTACGGCGCCCGCCCGCTGAAGCGGACCATCCAGCAACGCATCGAGAACCCATTGGCCAGCCGCATCCTGGCGGGCGAGTTCGGCGCGGGCGACGCGATCCACGTCGACGTGCAGGGGACGACGTTCGTGTTTGAGCGCGTGGGACAGGTGGCCCACGCGACATAG